Proteins encoded by one window of Rubrobacter indicoceani:
- a CDS encoding putative toxin-antitoxin system toxin component, PIN family — translation MKVVVDANVCVSAVLSGRGGPARILDHALSEGPYDFDILAPSQLFPKLEDVLARPKIQKRLGWSEAEISTYVRRLRLFIQEIEVGDAGQVPEYTTDPEDDPYVHAAVLTRASYLISGDSNILDMQNPPVGVLDASQFVRLWKAGLL, via the coding sequence TTGAAGGTAGTCGTTGATGCGAACGTGTGCGTATCTGCAGTGCTGAGCGGTAGGGGAGGCCCGGCACGCATCCTGGATCACGCCCTCTCAGAAGGTCCCTACGACTTCGATATCCTCGCTCCATCCCAGCTTTTCCCTAAGCTAGAAGACGTCCTTGCAAGGCCGAAGATACAGAAACGCCTCGGGTGGAGCGAAGCGGAGATATCCACCTATGTGAGACGCCTCAGGCTCTTTATCCAGGAGATAGAGGTCGGGGATGCCGGGCAGGTACCGGAATACACGACAGATCCCGAAGACGACCCCTACGTACACGCTGCGGTACTCACAAGAGCCTCATACCTCATAAGCGGCGACAGCAACATCTTAGATATGCAGAACCCTCCGGTCGGAGTCCTCGACGCCTCACAGTTCGTCAGGCTGTGGAAAGCAGGACTACTCTAG
- a CDS encoding type II toxin-antitoxin system prevent-host-death family antitoxin, producing MTVDHIPLEKLRRSLGQVAQDVERGGSVVVERRGEEAFALVPMRLYRLLEEERRSVIEATRRARESFSDLSEKEIESLVSEEMAAVKEEGSSSKAGS from the coding sequence ATGACGGTGGATCACATTCCTTTGGAGAAGCTCCGCAGGTCGCTTGGTCAGGTGGCTCAGGACGTAGAACGTGGCGGCTCTGTAGTAGTCGAGCGTCGCGGTGAAGAGGCGTTCGCCCTAGTTCCAATGAGACTGTACCGGCTGCTCGAAGAAGAACGTCGCTCCGTCATTGAGGCTACTAGGCGGGCGAGGGAGTCATTCTCGGATCTCTCCGAGAAAGAAATAGAGAGCCTCGTCTCAGAAGAGATGGCAGCGGTCAAAGAAGAGGGCTCATCCTCCAAAGCCGGATCGTAG
- a CDS encoding PaeR7I family type II restriction endonuclease, protein MSRRGKLYVSYKVEFEESVKDYWRVRAGQRRRQEDRGVVDVGGRADVTGGQQMKSLTRLIAQVFADEGFPEESIRMHSGLDLPGYYRPTKEWDLLVVHNENLVAAVELKSIASSFGNNMNNRIEEAVGSAEDVRTAFREQLLGPTKPWLGYFFMIADEQKSRNPTRQRTSPAFPVDPLFDEASYQKRSELFCRRLYLEELYDATCYVVSSKEPESQVVQPALDMTFERFVASIKGRARFILSLEDL, encoded by the coding sequence ATGAGCAGGAGAGGAAAACTATACGTGTCATACAAGGTGGAGTTTGAAGAGTCGGTAAAGGACTATTGGAGAGTTAGGGCTGGGCAGAGACGTCGTCAGGAAGATCGAGGTGTCGTGGACGTCGGAGGCCGGGCCGACGTGACCGGCGGACAGCAGATGAAATCCCTCACCCGGCTTATAGCGCAGGTCTTTGCCGACGAGGGATTCCCTGAAGAATCTATTCGGATGCATTCCGGTCTCGACCTTCCCGGCTACTACCGGCCGACAAAGGAGTGGGATTTACTCGTCGTACATAATGAAAACCTTGTTGCCGCCGTGGAGCTGAAATCCATTGCAAGCTCATTCGGAAACAACATGAACAACAGAATAGAGGAGGCGGTGGGAAGCGCTGAAGACGTAAGAACCGCCTTTCGGGAGCAACTTCTCGGTCCCACGAAGCCCTGGCTCGGCTACTTCTTTATGATCGCCGACGAACAGAAATCAAGGAACCCTACTCGCCAGAGAACCTCCCCAGCCTTCCCGGTAGATCCCCTTTTTGACGAAGCTTCCTATCAAAAGAGATCCGAGCTTTTCTGTCGGCGACTCTATCTGGAGGAACTCTACGACGCTACCTGCTACGTTGTCTCCTCAAAAGAGCCTGAGTCTCAGGTTGTCCAGCCCGCCCTCGACATGACTTTCGAGCGGTTCGTTGCTTCGATCAAGGGGAGGGCACGCTTCATCCTGTCTCTTGAAGATCTGTAA
- a CDS encoding PaeR7I family type II restriction endonuclease: MPGRKSESGSYSERLEEALKKVYSSEQSVRADRHLRAVGDLVREIFVEAGFNEENVLTRSAEEGEKRLRERSGARLTLPGYYRVTKDWDLVAFEDDNLVAAVEFKSVSTSAAKNVNNRVEEALGSAFDLRSAYSQKLLEPTEPWLGYMVILQGTEELYKIRKPKRTLFSSNKKLGWDKEFEDASYLKRYAILCKRLIQSKPHQLYDAACLLVVKEIGNEPLVEEPDPKLGFEQFVNKVKDRASSRPSTGP, encoded by the coding sequence GTGCCGGGTCGTAAGTCCGAGAGCGGTTCTTACAGTGAAAGGCTCGAAGAGGCACTGAAGAAAGTTTATAGCAGCGAACAGAGCGTCCGAGCAGACAGACACCTACGGGCCGTAGGTGATCTCGTAAGGGAAATATTTGTAGAGGCTGGGTTCAACGAAGAAAACGTGCTCACGAGGTCGGCCGAAGAAGGTGAGAAGCGGCTGCGGGAGCGTAGCGGTGCTAGGCTAACTCTACCGGGATATTACCGGGTAACGAAAGACTGGGACCTCGTTGCGTTCGAGGACGATAACCTTGTAGCAGCTGTAGAGTTCAAGTCTGTATCTACATCTGCGGCAAAAAATGTCAACAACCGCGTTGAAGAAGCCCTCGGGAGCGCCTTCGATCTCCGCTCTGCGTACAGTCAGAAATTGCTCGAACCTACCGAGCCTTGGCTCGGCTACATGGTGATCCTTCAAGGTACAGAAGAGTTATACAAGATTCGTAAACCGAAGCGGACGCTCTTCAGCTCAAACAAGAAGCTTGGCTGGGACAAAGAGTTTGAGGACGCCAGCTATCTGAAAAGATACGCGATCCTTTGTAAACGGTTGATTCAGAGCAAGCCCCACCAGCTCTATGACGCGGCATGTCTGCTCGTTGTAAAGGAGATCGGTAATGAGCCGCTTGTCGAAGAGCCGGATCCTAAGCTTGGGTTCGAGCAGTTTGTGAACAAGGTCAAGGACCGAGCAAGTAGCCGGCCGTCAACCGGGCCTTAA